The Polypterus senegalus isolate Bchr_013 chromosome 10, ASM1683550v1, whole genome shotgun sequence genomic interval GGTAGTGAGAATTCAGGTGAGTTGTGTGTCCTGCTTAGATACCACAATGGAGTTGAATGAGGGAAACGAGAATTGAATTTGTGTCAAGACTGCTGTTgtataaggaagaaaaaaatggctGATTGTGTGCTTCTGCGTTTGTCCGTTATGAAAATCCACACCATCAAAGCGACCTCCGTCCAGATTTGCATAGACTCTCCATTTCAACAGGCAGGCTACAGTACCTATACTTTATTAAAGAAATGCCCTCTAGCAGGCATTTTAGAGCTTAGCACAGGTATGCAAAGTTGCTGCTCACTGTGGGTTTAGTCAGTGAATTTTTAGAACCAAAATTGTCCTCCCAGAAAATGTATAAAGTGGCCGCACCTCCACTTATTCCATCCCTGCTACAGCCAATAAAAAACAAGAACCCCTTTAATGAATACTGCAATACTACAAGACAAGACTAAAATGAAGAGATGCGGCCCCTCTGTGGTGAAACGCCGCTTAACTGAAAGAAAGGTAAAAATTAGCAGTGTGAATAAAAGTCAAGGTACTGAATGACCCTCGGCTGTCTAGCGGGTGATGTCGGCCTCATGTAGTGCACATTATAGCAGCTCCGTCTCCAGTCCTCTCTGGTCCAGGAATGAGCAACCTCTCCTGGTGGTCGTCAGTTTATAAACTGTGGGGCCTGGAAGAGCTGGGACTTCTGAGGAAGAGAAGGCTGGGAACTCAGTCGGCCTCTGAGCCACTCATCAGAACTGTGGAGGAGAGGGGAGAAGGCGTgagcaacacacacacattttgtttCAGACCTAGCAGAACAGTGGCGGTGATTTTAAAAACAGCCATAAAACACAACCGGGGAATTCTCCTGGAAAAACCCAACTCCTCCGTGCCAGGGCTGATTTCTATAAAATGCAGAGACATTGTAGTCAGCAGTGGAGATGAGTCATCACCCGCCAGGGCAATGCTTCTCAACCTTATTTGGTGTTGTGACCCACACAAGTGTCCTCACGACCCACCAAGTGGAAGCCCCTCCTGGTGAACTGAGTGTGATCATCAGATAAGAAGAGGAGTCCTCTTTGGTGAGTTGAGCACAATCATTTCATCTGGGAGCTCCCCTTGGTGAATCAAAAGTGGTCGACAGAATGGGAGGGAATTAAACACGATCATCAGAGTAATAACGCACCATGATACACTTCATGGCCCATGTGCGTCCCTCTACCAACATAAACAATGCTAACGTGACCCAGCGGTGGCAGAACGTAACCCAATAGTATATGAAATTTGGAATCTGAATGTGAGAAGGACCTCGGGAGGAAGCTGCTGGGATATTTGAAGTTGAAGTTAAGAGTACCTTTTTCTGCAGCACTCTGTGAAACTGAAACTGTTAATTGAGCTGTCCCACCCTCGCCCTCAGCTATGCTCACTCGTTTCATACGCTGACCTTCTGCGACAGGCTCAGACAAAACACCTGCAGTTACATGTTGTCTGAGCTCAACAAGTGAAAGGCTGGAGTTGGAGAATCAAccgtttttagaacattagagcaatcgtGACGAGGACGGACCATTCAGTCCAATgaactcgccagtcctattcactgaGATTCTTCAGAATAACTCTGAGCCAAGACTTGAGGATTCCTAAAGTCCACTCATCTACCAATCTgcctggtcacttattccacatgtctgtgttTTCTTTGGGTAGAGATTCATGCCCAATCAAAGTTATTTTGAAGTACCAGCCTGGATCTGCTGTGTTAATTCCCTTCTCTTCTGATTAGTAAATATAACAACCACACTGCAAAACATCTGTCTGTGGTTTGATTAAATCATTATCCAAGCAATAGTCGAGTTTATCTTCCTTAAGATTAGCTGTCAGTTCAGCGCCTCTCAGGGCGTCTCACGCCACCTGAAGGCTCGTCAATGCTAATGCTCTCTcattatttagtaaaaaaaaaaggcagggcACAGTGGCAGAGTGTAAGTGTATACCAAAAACAAGCAGGgtcaaaatccattacatttaaatgagccatgtggaagatcagcctcgacacagacagacaccgagaCAGCCAATGTCCAAAACATACGTGTTTATTTCAGTTCTGCACAAAGCAGCCACAATAACTCAatgacacaacacaacacaataacaataactcgcttctcagtccttttcctttaattctcttttccttctgctgcctccactcctctcctctcctctcctctggagtgaggcggccccttttatgtcacactcggatgtgctccaggtgctccctgatgatcttccagcagcacttcctcgTGTGTCGAAAGTGTTGCCCTTGTACCCGGAGCTGTATCTGGTTCCAGTTCCGgtagcacttcctagtgtggtggaagtgctgcagtccatggctcggGAAGCATCCAGGTGGCTATCCAGGGATGCTGCCCTCTTGCGTTGCCAGGGAAGATATGGCCCCTCTCCCAGCGTTTCCCTTCTTGAGGCGTCCTGGTGGGAGaaggtccctggtcatctgccacagcCAAAACACCAAAAAGCAGCAAAAGGGGAAAACAATTTCAAGACCTGTAAACACAAGAAGTAAATGAAGTGTGATATGGAGTCCATTTTAGGCAAATCTATAATTTTGGATTCCAGTTagcatgcagcagcagcagcttatTGTTAACATCACAATGTGTGACCTCCAGGATCATACATCTAGAAAAAGACCACCCTGTTAtggaaatgaaataacaaaataacaactaccaagaaaaacaaaatgacaaagtgggATTTAATAAAACATAAGAATAATACAAAGAAGTAGTTCAAATTAAAGGAcacaatacaaatactgtattggCGCATTTGAATTTCTCGATGTTCTGAACCCCTTCtgttgaagtaaagaaagaaatgtattatATACAAAAACTGTAACAAAGTAGGACATAttgtaacagataaaaaaaatcacaacatcgTTCGCATACACACCTGACAGTTGagtgtcttatatataaacgtctatgcgtggaagtgtgtgtgtgtgtgtctgtctgtctgtccggcccagaagtgagaggtggagtcagactaagggctccacctccgaggatacacaagcaaggcgagcacgtcagcaaaacgaaacctctgaagaaatagtcactcgcttagccactaatacagaatCGAGCCAAGcatatcggcaaaacgaaacctcccaggagagagacgcccagagtctttcctttcaattacctgacatctctacatttcaacttttttttctgacgatttcaatagtttctaggaccccgggctttttacaggacgggcttacacagctagtagagACATAATAATTTAATCAGTCATAACCTGAAACGCTGGGGGAGTGCTGTGAAGCCCAAATGGGAAGGTGAACAGACTTGTACAGACCACCCGGGGCTGGAAACTGGAGGGTTACTGAAGCTGCATTCCATGAAAGGCCATTAGTAGATCAAAAGTCTGTGTATTTCCAAGAGCTTATCATCTCATGGCATGAGTCATCAAAAGCAATCCAGCAAAATCATCTTTTcacaacatttcttttttactttgaatttgcGATAATTATCAGTGACTCCATGTTTGGCAGCTCCTCTAAAGTGTATGGGTTGAACTTAATGTCTGCCTATTTTGATTTAGAGCTCAGCAAAGAGAGAAGTGCAAGAACTTGAGGAGTCCTTCACGTCTCTCCTTCAGTCCATTGAAAAGCTAAGGTCAGAGATCAGCTCTTTGATCACAGATTATGAGTGGAGGGAAGTGAGAAAGGCTCAAGATTTCATGGGACGACTGGAGAAGGAGATCAAGGaactgaagaggagagaagctgaaCTGTCCGAGTTCTCAAAGACAGACAACCACATCTATTTCCTAAAGGTGAGCAGGCCGATCTAAAGAGCACCAGCAGGCCTGTTTCACACACACAGCCCTTATCTATCATGTTTTTCTTCTCTCTGCTCTCCACATGTAGAGATTCCCATCAATCTTTTCCATCTCTGAAGATGAAGATGCACCCAACATCGCCGTTAACAGTGACTTCCTTCCTGATACTCTGAAGAAGGACCTATCTGACCTGAAGAAGActctggaggagatcagcgacTGGGAGTTTATGCAGACCAGTGAGACCGGTGGGTTGCGTGTCCTTAGGTAGCCACTCAATCAATCCAGAGAGACACTCGGACATGGAAGAAGCTTTCCTGTTCATCGAGAGCTCTGGAGACTAATACTcgacttttctctttcttttattaGGACTTAATTATCCAGGTCACATTCTACAGTATTTGAGAGgaagaaattactttttaaaatgtaagtatTTCTACTTTTGTTCagttattatttaacatttttatgagaagattccatttctttcttcttttttaagtttCCTTCTGTGCTTTGTGAAATGCACATTTGCACATTTTAACGTGATGCCACAATGTTTGTGTATGGGGACCACCATTTTGTCAATGGTGTCCTTACCAATGCTATGGCGTTGAGACAAATGGACGACCAGAAGTACAAAGTGTTGGCCTTCAATAACATCAAGATGAAGGACTGTGCGACTCAGATCATTGCTTTGTACATTATTCCAATTCTTCTTTCTCTCCCCCTCATTTCTTTCCCATTTCATATTTATCCCCCATATCCCATTCTCCTCCACCACCCTGACCTTCTTTTAAAGCTGAGTTTCCTACAACATTAAATTCAGTCATTTGTTTTTTAGCCCATACGCTTTCTtgttgtgtgtttcattttttatgacCCTGACCTTCTTTGCCCCCcgttcttccacctgacttctatCTCAACTGTTCTTCTCATCCTTTTGACCTTCTCTTTTTCTGTTcccacttcttttctttttcttctccatcatTACCCATCAAACCCCTGaactttttttcccattgtgagCTGGTCAAACACAGATCCAAACAGAAGAATATTTGGGACACCAGCCAGGTAGTCCTGTTTAATTCCCTGATTTTCTTCTATAAACTTAAACAAGAGTCTTCTAGCAATAGAGAACATAATCCTGCAGGGTACACAACAGAAAATACATTTCGCTTTTATCTTTAGCCGTAGCAATAACAGGGGGTCTTCTGTAGAGCTCTCGCTCAGTCTCAAAAAGACAACTCAGTGGAGGCTGCTGGGATTTTTATAACAAGAGGCGGAGCTAATTTCCCTCATTGGGAGGTTTCTGGGAGGTGCGGGGAAAAAGGAGACAcagttagcgacagcgccccctctcaccctGGTGGGTTACCATTTACCTCGAATGAGCCAACAAGGAGATCCTCGGATGCACACCAAGTTACTTCTTACTCTTCTCTTGTTTTTCATTCTCAAAAACATTAATTCAACTTTGTGTCTCTTCCGTGTCACTCAAGTCTTTTGTTCTCACTTCTCTTTCGTTCTCCTGCTGCTTCACTCCTCCTGTTCCTCTGGTCCTCTCCTTCTATTCACTAATCCTTTGACCCTGTTGTTCCCAACACAGACTTGCACCCTGTCCTCACAGTACTTAAGGACTGAACTCCTGATGAGATCCCACCTGAACGTAAAGACTAAGGTGCTCTCCTTGTCCACTGCAGGTGTTCACCACACTTCTGACTCGATTTGATGAGTTCGCTGTTGTCGTGTAACACTCAGAGACTAACGAACgtcacaaattaaattctttgtgCTTGACATTCTCCTTCCCTCAGTTCTAAATTTCGTGTTTCATAATTTCTTCACTCGTTTACTTTTTGATTCTCTCCATTTAGACTCCCGTCCGCTAACCCTGGATCTCAATACAGTAAACAAGTGGCTTCACTTCTCGGAAGACAACAAAATGGTGACAAACAAGAGGACAGTGACCCAGTaccctgatcatcctgacagatttgactgtCGGTCCCAAGTCCTGTGCGGAGAGGCTCTGAGTGgcactcgctgttactgggaggctGAGTGGAGTGGAGAAGGGGCGACAGTTGGAGTTGCATATGAAGGAATCAGCAGGAAAGGATGGAAATATGAATGTCTCCTTGGACGCAATGACATGTCCTGGAGTTTGTCCTGCTCCGATTCCCATTACTCTGTGTGGTACAATAACATGAAGACTGAAATCTGTGCCCCCTGCAGTCACAGAATTGGTGTGTATCTAGACtgtcctgctggctctctgtcattttatagtgtCTCGGAcgcaatgaccctcctgcacaggttcgagacctccttcactgagccacTTTATGCGGGGTTTGGAGTTGGATGGCACTCCACTGTAACAATCTGCCCTTTGAGCCCATTTGAGCACTGACCAGTGGCATAGGTCACTTCATGTCACTCATGACTGCTGAATTTTGAGTGACCATGATGGAGTTCATTCCTGACTTTTGACCAGAGAGTGGATTCATTTTATATGGGGTATCTGTAATATGAAAGATTGAACAGTAAAGTGGTATGTGACCCCCTTATGCAACATGGAGCGATTTCAAAGTTTCAATACTCTGAAGATCACTAAAGACATTTAACGCTCTCCGCAAGGGATTTTAGACTTCATTCCTCCAACATGTTAGGAGCACTGACTGTTTCATCAATCCTCATCGGACTTCATAAATGATTTAtctctaacattttatttttcattctctccctttttctaatcagttttcactgcttatTTACTCCtttacccttcattttaatagccctgtttttaaggactcagccctctgaattgatttgtttcttcattaaatggcagccaaacagaaatgagatgtgaaactaGCCAACAGGTGACCATCTCACTccgaccagtttcttaatgaaaattgctgctctcgttctgccacagcagactgttgattttcctgtttttctgttgatTGACCACCATCgaagttttggtgacctgagcagaccaacatggtcgagatcttcacctttctttattttcaggttagcagGTGATGTggttgcttgttttgtgtctcattattgtttggctgctcattaaggaaaatgaaacaattaaaggggtctgagtcacgccAATTAAAACTAACGAAAAACAAGTAAATCAGCAGAAAAaccagctcactaattaagaagatggttagaattgaaacctgcagccactgcggcccaccaggaccagagctggacacTGCGGCCCTAACACAAATCCTGTAAGTTTGAAATGGACTGCTCTCCATGTCATATGAACGATAGCCACCAGAGGGCGAACATGGACCGCGTAGTCATCCAGAGTCGGCACTTCTGTTTGTAAACTTTGGGAAGAAGTGAAGGAAGTAGGGATGGAGGGAGGAAAACATGAAACGGAGCAACAAGAGAGTGTATGGGctaaaaaataaatgactgaaTTTAATGTGCTAGAAAACTCAGCTTCAAAAGATACCGACATGCAATTAAGTTAAACTGCAAAGATGTTCTTGctaaaagttctttttttaaaaattgtgataTAATTGTTTTTGCTGGTGTATATTgcaatattataataaatgttaCAGTCTCACTGCTTTGTTTAAAGGTGCTACGCACTTAGGGCTGAGTTGCCATCTTTGTTGTATTCCACTAGTATGGGGTTTgttttaggacatcctcctccctccAGCAAGAAGCCATCCTCTTTTGGGAAAAACTCCATCCTACCTCCTAACTCTTTCAATCTGACCTCCTACAACACACCATCTGCATTGTCACTCCACAAAATGCTACCCTTCATCCTCCATCCTGTCTCCACCAAAGTATCTCCGTCCTCAGATGCAAACACAAGAAACACGCAAGCTGGGCATTTTGTAAAGGGGTTTGGTAGCTGTTAATGATTTTTAACAATGGCAGATCTATCATATGGTGTCTTTAATCcatggttatatagcgcctttcacagaatTCAGCTCTGGTGACACAGAGACTCTAAAGGGCAACCACATAATGCTGACAGAAGGAGAGGAAGCTTTTAGAGCTAAAATAGAAGACACACTGTATCAGAATAACATAAAAGGTGTTGGGAATGGACTGGGCAGAATTACTGGACTCAATCAACCCAGGGTTTAGGTGCTAGAAgggaatgtggacaaagctaattcCCTGAACCAGTTTTCTAAAGGATTTTCTCTCCTTCCATCACCACCATCTTCTTACAATGACCAGCCCCTTggcaccatccctactacatcatcAACCACTACCACCTGCAATGGCCAATGATGAGTCCACCTTTGACCATCAGCATGGGTTACCTGTGGCTGatgaccaagtgaggagacaactgacAAAACTACACACCAGAAAAGCTGTAGGACCAGAAGGAATCTGTCCTTTAAGTTCTTAACgcttgtggtgtcctctgtcacctgttggGTCTGTCAGTAAGGCTGCAAAATGTATTTCTGTATTGTTCCAGTTCGAAAGAAGGCAGGCTGATCTTCACCTAATGGCAACAGACCAGTGGCACATATGGCTCACATcataaagacctttgagaggctgttcCTGGACTATAAGAGTCCTCTTATGAAAGACCACTTGGACCCACGACAGTTTGCCACTTTGGACTAAAACGTAAAACAGCAGGCCATTTCACTTACAGAAATTccctgatgattctgcactttagttattctggtgtgtatttgagaggaAGGTCTTGTTTTACACaatttttgagcttctgtaaaaaagctgtaaataaagtgctatcatctatctatctatctatctatctatctatctatctatctatctatctatctatctatctatctatctatctatctatctatctatctatctatctatctatcacactctaccatgctgggctggtaacatcacttcaagagagtcaATAAGTTAAttaaggctcagttatgggacgccATTGGAACTCTAGGAAGGTtgaagtggaggagagaatgaagataaaactgatggccactatgaacaatgctgcacatcgtcTCTCTGACACTCTAACACTGAGATCTTTCGGTGGTCCAAGGTAGTCTTTAGCCccttaaaaaattgaaaaataagtaacactaaagattttagttttttttttttctcaagtataattggagtttttttttttttctccatcctggTCAACTGATTTTATCATCTGATTGTCATTTAGAGGTGTAAAAAACAATTCTATGTTAAAGGGCTCTatctctcttaattatatatctatattatgtaagtgtgtattatttattgttgtaAACTTTTTAGGCATTACTCttcttatgtaattttaatttgtttttctttaatttgcttgtagctacctctttgacatcttgtaaattaACGTTGTGCTTCATcgtttgtatttaaatgttccaTTAGAAGGAGACGCTGTTGTTGTCTTCGTATTGTAATGAAGGAGGATCTGAACTATTTGCGTTGTAACCTTGGAGACCTGGGCCTGTGGCCTGATGGCAGCTGTAAACGTGTCGGATGAGTTGTGTTTGGGGGGTCTCTCTCCTGTCTGCCAGAGCTTGTGATTAAGTAGCCCTTTTAGGTGTAATTGCCAGGACTTTGTTGCTTTGTTTATTGCGTGAGTCTTTCAGCATCACAAAATATCAATTATAACTTTAATCAGACTTCACCCTAATGGACTGCACACATCATGAAATGGGTGTGTCGTGTGCATTCCATTAAGGGCGTTATTTAGTTAATTTAGTTTTGACTTCTTCAGTGACAACACCTATGTGTCAGAGTGGATCTCTGTTCACAATGGCAGCAGCTAAACCTTCTCTGTCTGTGGCTCAGTATGACTGCTCGTTGTGTCTGGATGTCCTGAAGAAGCCGGTCACCATCCCGTGTGGGCACAGCTACTGTCTGCACTGTATCAATGACTACTGGGACAAGTTGGACGCACAGGGGATCTACAACCGTCCTCAGTGCAGACTGGACTTTGAACCCAGGCCAAGCCTTTACATAAATACAACACTTGAAGGCCTGATAGAAAAAGTGAAGCAAATGCAAGTCAACATCGTTCAGTCTCAGAGTTACGCCGGACCTGATGACGTGTCCTGTGATGTTTGTCCAGAGAGAAAACTGAAAGCTTTGAAGACCTGCCTGACCTGCTTGGTCTCTTATTGCGGGATTCACCTGCAGCCTCACCAGGAGTCTGAAGCCCTGAAGAGACACAAACTGATGGAGCCGACTGGAAACTTCCAAGAGAATCTCTGTTGGAAACACAAGAAAATGCTGGAAATCTTCTGTAGGAGCGACAAGCTCTGCGTCTGCTCAATGTGTGCGGCGACTGAGCACAAGACTCATGACATAGTGACGATCGATGAGGAGAGAGCTGGGAGACAGGTAAGGAGTGGATTAGGACCTGGGCTTTAGTTCTTACAGTTCTGAGACAATGCTGTCTAGCTGTCCTTAGATGAGGCCATATATCCATCCTTTCCATATTCagaaaaattagtaaaataaaataaaagtaaaacagcaTAGTACTTAAAGGAGTTGTATCACTGCTCCAGACTCCTGGGATGAGTTCCATGCACAGGTCCCCTTCTCCATCTGTCGCCATCCGTTTTCTCTATGAAAATCCCTAAAATCTGGAGGTTTCTTTAGTTTGAGAAATTCacgacaaaaataaaaatgaaaacgaaAGTGAAAGTAAATATTGCATAGTTTGAAGCccaaataaagaacaaacagTCCAATACTAAAAGTTTATTAAGCCCAGTAAAAAAATGAACTGAGCTCCtaacattcatccatctatccattttttcaGCCCTGTTATCCATGGCAGTGTAGTTGGGGGTGCAGCTGGaggccatcccagcaagcattgtgcatCTTGACCAGAAGTTTTATTTTGATTGTCcaagaaaagtaaaacacaaaaattacaaCAGGAACATTGGATGAAATATCTGAGTCCATAAACCATAGGGGTTGGTatctaattaagaaatgaaagccTTTAATCACAGTTGTCCTCCTGGGCCAGGACTGTCCACTCCTTTCTCCAACTCAGATAGTTTTGAAACTCACTGTGGTTTCTTAAGCTCTGATTAACTAACATGGCTGTCTCAGGTTCACTTAACTGTGCTGCTTCTTCATTGCCATCATTCATCAACACACGGGGAGGTTCTTCAAAAGAAACATGAAGTTAACGGACTCACTCCACAGGCCATCTCAGTTTGCAGATTTGTCTTTCCATGATCAGCTACAAACTCTCAATGTTGGATCCTCCTCAGCACACGCTAATCATTGGAGAGCTCCTAGTCTCGGCCACACAGCGATCACTTCTTAACACTGCTATGGTGGTGTCAGCAGAGCTGTCCAATTCACCTTACTGTGCAGCACCATCACCACAAGTGTGGATTCTTAAGCATCTGCTTTGGTTTTCAATGACTCCAAGACCTTCTTTCTCTGTTCTTGTCCCCATTGCTGTCAAATGTAGTGaactttaacctttttttcaATCAATCCATTGCCATCTTCTTCAATGTCCTATCATCTGATTCCTGTTCTCCCTTAATTCTCTCTCTCctatttcttttcaaatgattCCAACctgattattttttaagatttctgcCTACTCCTCAGATATCTGTCCTCCACTTTTCTTCCCCACAGAGTGAGCTAGAGGAAAGAATGGAGGAAATGAAGAAGAGAAttgaggagaaagagaagaaacttGAGGAGATGAAGGAAACCATAAAGATGATTCAGGTGAGTCTTGTGTCCCACTCAGATCTCTCAGTGGAACTGACAGAAACGAGATTTGGTCAAGAGTACCATGAAGTGAGGTGTAAAATGAAATCAGCGTTTGACTACTAATTAACTTTGATGAAGAGGATGTAGTGAGGATGCACAAGAGTCTCATTTCCCGTTCAGATGACACACCGGAACCAAACATCgctgaacatttaaaaacatttgataagCACAGACAGTTGAATCTAACAAAACTCATCAATACATTTAAAGGAAAAGGTGACTCAAAAACTTCAGTGGATGGGGGGCCAAGAGGAAACAGAGTTTTTGTCTGTCTTTAAGTTGTCTAGAGAACTTTATTTTGTCTTGTGTCATGTAAACACCAgatggcactgttgccccttttaacacaacagacagacactcaggacacgggttaaaagcaccaagaagacgttttaatatttttcttctttaaatagtgctcttcaagcaccacagccaccaataaacagGCATGTAATCAACACAAAACACAATATTCTCTTTcccttttctcctccacacctcccagcaagcgttaTCTACTACCTCATGACTCTGGCTCGCTTACTGGGTTCACAACAGTTCTTTGTATATGGTCCGACCCGGAAGCGCTTCCATTCCTccgtccatgtgacttgccagcacttccgggttagatgGAGAACTTGAGCTTCTCATTAGCCTGGATGTACTTCTGGACTTTCGTCCTTGTGATTcgatagtacttccgggctatgtagGAAATAAGAGTCCCAAGAACTTCTCACAATgtcccctggtggtgcccacgatacccagcagggctgcgataccgaactccaaagtccatgatgtcCTGAGGGAATCTGGACCTCCGTTAAGCTGTAGAAAAACTGCCATCTAGTGCCAAACGTAGCTactttcccccatccttccatcctcggggcgtcccggccgggctgagCTGCCAGCCATCCCTTACTGGAGGAGGATTCTTACCAGTCTGGCACAACCTCAAAGTGTGTGATGAATGTGGACACTCCCTGCATAGCTTATTGGCTTTTCTAAAGGGATATGTGAGCCTCCCGACAACCTAATGGGACATTTAGTGATCTTCACAATGAATTATAAAAACAACTAAGCCAAAAGAATTTAATAACTTAGTGTTCACTGCAATTGGCTCTTTGTTTTGTAGTTCCTTTAACTTAACCGAATGTAAATCTCCTTCTGCTCAGACCTCCACAGAGAGAGAAGTGCAAGAACAGGAGAAGGCCTTCAAATGTCTGCTTAAGTCCATTGAGGGGCTGAGGTCAGATGTCATTGGTTTGATTCGTAGTTACGAGCAGAAGGAAATTAAAAGGATTGAAGAGCTCATCGAGGAACTAGAGAAAGAGATTGAAATGCTGAAAGGAAGAGACATTGAGCTGGCCAACCTTTCAAAGACAGACGACCACATCCACTTCCTAAAGGTGAGAGGGTCAACCTAAAGGACTTTAAGGAacctttttgtctttatttttcattttctcctttcttcATCTCTCCTTGTGTAGAGGTTCCCATCTCTGTGTGTTCCTCTTGAAGATGGAGGCATATCCCACTTTACTGTTAAAGAAGACTTGCTTCCAGAGAACCTGAAAAAGGAACTGACTGATCTGAAAGAGCATTTGGAGCAGATCAGCAGCTGGGAGTTTGTGAAGACCACAGAAACTGGTGGGTTGTGTGTCCCCAAGTGACTCCAGAGAGGACTTGAGGTGGAAGAAGTGGCTGTTCTGCTTGACACAAGACTCACATtctgcttttctctttttctactcAGATTGTGACCCTCCAGATTATATTCTGCAGAACCTGAGAAGTAGAAATTACTTATTAAAATGTAAGTCCTTTTCAATTTTTGTGGGTTATTAAATGCCTTAATTGGAAGGAGATCCTGATGTCCATCCTTGAGCGGTAATTGACTTTGTGGCTGTGATTAATCCAGTGTAATTTTCACTATGTGTTACCGTTACATACAGTTAACGATTTCATCACTGGGATGTACTGAGGGCTTCTCTTCTGCCATGAGGTGCAGCTTAGTGCCTAAAGGAGTACAATCTGAAGTGCAAGGAATG includes:
- the LOC120536515 gene encoding tripartite motif-containing protein 16-like, which produces MAAAQLPASVDQHACSACLVVLQDLVAIPCGHSFCMACINVYWKQSGTEGIYTCHQCRQTFAMKPPLNRNVALAEVTATLKGVLVSEAPSQSYAGPDVVPCDVCTGRKLRAEKTCSSCMASYCESHLQPHMESEDLKTHKLEEPSGSFKDKLCTKHQKVLESFCRTDETCVCLLCEEAEHNGHEMVTPDMERAVRQSLLENRKVEMKKRIEEKEKKLEEMKETVVRIQSSAKREVQELEESFTSLLQSIEKLRSEISSLITDYEWREVRKAQDFMGRLEKEIKELKRREAELSEFSKTDNHIYFLKRFPSIFSISEDEDAPNIAVNSDFLPDTLKKDLSDLKKTLEEISDWEFMQTSETGLNYPGHILQYLRGRNYFLKYSRPLTLDLNTVNKWLHFSEDNKMVTNKRTVTQYPDHPDRFDCRSQVLCGEALSGTRCYWEAEWSGEGATVGVAYEGISRKGWKYECLLGRNDMSWSLSCSDSHYSVWYNNMKTEICAPCSHRIGVYLDCPAGSLSFYSVSDAMTLLHRFETSFTEPLYAGFGVGWHSTVTICPLSPFEH